A single window of Bombus pascuorum chromosome 1, iyBomPasc1.1, whole genome shotgun sequence DNA harbors:
- the LOC132915117 gene encoding diacylglycerol lipase-alpha isoform X1 yields MPGIVVFRRRWSVGSDDLVVPGAFLFILHLIWMIVLSILLGVLDWNRNIFCVFLLWEYFVGYLVIFVLSMIVEFSICFLATRGSILDTAARAPMQYILYVRLLLLLVETGWLCAGITWLTHFYQSCTIGQVKDVMLGLVVSNWCVLASVMVTVWCTYDAAGRSWVKMKKYQRSMREAESRCGKLHYNRSGSRNRNWRQRKVIRAYQDSWDNRCRLLFCCMGNSDRNRNSFADIARLLSDFFRDLDVVPSDVVAGLVLLRKFQKIERELIVKQRKNDTYEFLSGVPVTPRTKFLSLTEDGDLGHFQSAIHYMHFALAAYGWPMFLISHSTGLCQLCTRLRCGCFPCGRHDDEATVVEDNCCQCNYAALRKMVDVAEVEVIYATFHVDVGETPFFVALDYTKKKVVVSIRGTLSMKDVLTDLNAEGEVLPLSPPREDWLGHKGMVQAAEYIRKKLLEEEIISRALAKDTSRGTHQFGLTLVGHSLGAGTAAILAILLKQDYPDLVCFSFAPPGGLLSMPAQQYSQEFITSVVVGKDVVPRIGLRQMESLRADLINAIKRSVDPKWKTIACSVMCCGCGSTPTSAANLEAGGCISEYQRDKDLARSQTVVPSDSSIALTLHRPLYPPGRIIHVVRHHPNKGEKKYESRWRQMLHKHEPVYQALWAGPCDFDEVLISPVMIQDHMPDNMLKALNKVVTTLGPAKPQRLASGHASSTEPSEAREAVEIQEMEVEQEMRALLSSSSPVKSHPSNLAGTPPHKLCLETSFTSLQSPSEFPQAGRELSVDSRGIPWEYVSLASELLNTPRADETKSSNRRRDWDESSRTAPLATPETLSEASSSPPSPVPPPRPMRRTPKISGNLSTAADDLKNNLHFAMLSAKNYFLREGNNGSNTSSGNSEASYESAKSLTAGLPPPVPRRRDSVIVRREQRVCTAACCRDDLSENSSSQASSHSSRASQTLNRVQSGFPVEEHETNGSSLDFFEAKGSSGQRDSSNDVFLSVRSSPECKGLMAPATDLGAEWKKKFDATGLPGDASLPLLRGLSPTPTHGQHSSPFFNAKRKKYVYPITLVGRGESSV; encoded by the exons GATGATAGTACTGAGCATCCTACTCGGAGTCCTCGATTGGAatcgcaatattttctgtgtCTTTCTACTGTGGGAATACTTCGTGGGATACTTAGTGATTTTCGTGTTGTCCATGATAGTAGAATTTTCCATCTGCTTTCTGGCTACAAGGGGAAGCATCCTGGACACTGCAGCCAGAGCGCCAATGCAATATATTCTCTATGTTCGACTTC TACTTTTATTGGTAGAGACTGGCTGGTTGTGCGCAGGTATAACGTGGTTAACGCATTTCTACCAAAGCTGTACCATCGGCCAAGTGAAAGATGTAATGTTAG GTTTAGTGGTATCAAATTGGTGCGTATTGGCGTCGGTGATGGTAACGGTGTGGTGCACATACGACGCTGCGGGTAGATCGTGggtaaaaatgaagaaatatcaACGCAGCATGAGGGAAGCGGAATCGAGATGCGGTAAATTGCATTACAACCGAAGCGGTAGCAGAAACAGAAACTGGCGGCAGAG AAAAGTTATACGAGCGTACCAGGATAGCTGGGACAACAGATGCAGACTTTTATTCTGCTGCATGGGCAATTCCGATAGGAATCGA AATTCGTTCGCAGACATCGCCAGATTATTGAGCGACTTCTTCCGAGACCTTGACGTGGTTCCATCGGACGTGGTCGCCGGTCTGGTGTTATTGAGAAAGTTCCAAAAAATCGAACGGGAACTGATAGTGAAGCAACGAAAGAACGATACGTACGAGTTTCTATCCGGTGTGCCAGTTACACCTCGCACTAAATTCCTGTCCTTGACCGAGGATGGTGATCTGGGCCACTTTCAATCGGCCATTCATTACATGCACTTTGCCCTCGCTGCTTACGGCTGGCCCATGTTCCTCATTAGCCATTCCACCGGTCTTTGTCAGCTTTGCACGAG ATTAAGATGCGGCTGTTTCCCGTGCGGCAGGCACGATGACGAGGCGACCGTTGTGGAAGACAATTGTTGCCAGTGCAATTACGCAGCATTAAGAAAGATGGTTGACGTCGCTGAGGTGGAGGTCATTTATGCGACTTTTCACGTCGACGTCGGTGAGACGCCGTTCTTCGTCGCGCTCGATTACACGAAGAAAAAG GTTGTCGTTAGTATACGAGGAACCCTCAGCATGAAGGATGTATTAACGGACTTAAACGCGGAGGGTGAAGTGTTACCATTGTCACCACCGAGGGAGGACTGGTTAGGCCATAAGGGTATGGTCCAAGCAGCCGAATACATTCGAAAGAAACTACTAGAAGAGGAAATTATATCCCGTGCGCTTGCCAAG GATACGTCGAGGGGGACCCATCAATTTGGTCTGACACTCGTCGGTCATTCTCTGGGAGCTGGTACAGCAGCTATCTTAGCGATTTTGCTTAAACAAGACTATCCTGACCTGGTGTGCTTCTCGTTCGCTCCACCGGGTGGTCTCTTGAGCATGCCTGCTCAGCAATACTCACAGGAATTTATTACATCCGTAGTAGTTGGGAAAGATGTCGTACCTAGGATAGGTCTTAGACAGATGGAGAGCTTAAGAGCTGATCTTATCAATGCCATAAAAAGGAGCGTCGATCCAAAG TGGAAAACGATAGCGTGCTCGGTGATGTGTTGCGGTTGTGGTTCCACCCCTACCTCGGCTGCGAATTTAGAAGCTGGTGGATGTATCAGCGAGTATCAGAGAGACAAGGACCTAGCTCGTTCGCAGACCGTTGTTCCGAGCGACTCCAGCATCGCGTTGACATTGCACAGGCCTCTCTATCCACCCGGTCGAATCATACACGTTGTTCGACATCATCCCAACAAGGGAGA GAAAAAGTATGAGAGCCGTTGGAG aCAAATGTTACACAAACACGAACCGGTGTACCAAGCGCTTTGGGCAGGACCGTGCGACTTCGACGAGGTGTTGATAAGCCCGGTGATGATACAGGACCATATGCCGGACAATATGCTGAAAGCATTGAACAAG GTTGTAACGACCCTGGGACCGGCGAAGCCACAGAGGCTGGCTTCCGGTCACGCATCATCGACGGAGCCGTCGGAGGCACGCGAGGCCGTCGAGATCCAGGAGATGGAGGTGGAACAGGAGATGAGAGCGTTACTCTCTTCATCCAGCCCCGTAAAATCGCATCCTAGCAACCTGGCTGGGACGCCACCGCACAAACTCTGCCTGGAGACAAGCTTCACGTCGTTGCAAAGCCCCTCGGAGTTTCCTCAAGCTGGTCGCGAGCTGAGCGTCGACTCCAGGGGAATTCCATGGGAATACGTCAGTCTGGCCAGCGAATTGCTCAACACGCCCAGGGCCGACGAGACTAAATC ATCGAATCGTCGAAGAGACTGGGACGAGAGTTCTCGAACGGCGCCATTAGCCACACCGGAAACTCTCTCGGAGGCGTCGAGCAGTCCACCATCGCCGGTACCACCACCGAGACCGATGAGGCGTACACCCAAGATTTCGGGAAACTTGTCAACGGCGGCGGACGACTTGAAGAACAATCTTCACTTCGCTATGCTCTCGGCGAAGAATTACTTCCTGAGGGAAGGGAACAACGGCAGTAACACAAGCAGCGGCAACAGCGAGGCGAGCTACGAAAGCGCCAAGAGCTTAACCGCTGGTCTTCCGCCGCCAGTACCGAGAAGACGGGACTCTGTTATCGTCAGGAG AGAGCAAAGAGTGTGCACAGCTGCCTGCTGCAGAGACGATTTGTCCGAAAACTCCTCGTCGCAAGCCTCTTCCCATTCATCTAGGGCGTCTCAAACGTTGAATCGAGTTCAATCAGGTTTCCCCGTGGAGGAACACGAAACGAATGGATCCAGTTTGGACTTTTTCGAAGCAAAA GGTTCTTCTGGACAACGTGATAGCAGTAACGACGTGTTCCTCAGTGTCAGAAGTTCCCCAGAGTGTAAAGGTTTGATGGCACCAGCTACGGATTTAGGGGCAgagtggaaaaagaaatttgacgCAACAGGACTGCCTGGTGATGCTTCGTTACCTCTTCTACGTGGACTATCGCCAACACCTACGCACGGGCAACATAGTTCGCCATTTTTCAACGCGAAACGCAAGAAATACGTTTATCCGATTACGCTGGTTGGTCGAGGCGAAAGTAGCgtttaa
- the LOC132915117 gene encoding diacylglycerol lipase-alpha isoform X3, which yields MPGIVVFRRRWSVGSDDLVVPGAFLFILHLIWMIVLSILLGVLDWNRNIFCVFLLWEYFVGYLVIFVLSMIVEFSICFLATRGSILDTAARAPMQYILYVRLLLLLVETGWLCAGITWLTHFYQSCTIGQVKDVMLGLVVSNWCVLASVMVTVWCTYDAAGRSWVKMKKYQRSMREAESRCGKLHYNRSGSRNRNWRQRKVIRAYQDSWDNRCRLLFCCMGNSDRNRNSFADIARLLSDFFRDLDVVPSDVVAGLVLLRKFQKIERELIVKQRKNDTYEFLSGVPVTPRTKFLSLTEDGDLGHFQSAIHYMHFALAAYGWPMFLISHSTGLCQLCTRLRCGCFPCGRHDDEATVVEDNCCQCNYAALRKMVDVAEVEVIYATFHVDVGETPFFVALDYTKKKVVVSIRGTLSMKDVLTDLNAEGEVLPLSPPREDWLGHKGMVQAAEYIRKKLLEEEIISRALAKDTSRGTHQFGLTLVGHSLGAGTAAILAILLKQDYPDLVCFSFAPPGGLLSMPAQQYSQEFITSVVVGKDVVPRIGLRQMESLRADLINAIKRSVDPKWKTIACSVMCCGCGSTPTSAANLEAGGCISEYQRDKDLARSQTVVPSDSSIALTLHRPLYPPGRIIHVVRHHPNKGEQMLHKHEPVYQALWAGPCDFDEVLISPVMIQDHMPDNMLKALNKVVTTLGPAKPQRLASGHASSTEPSEAREAVEIQEMEVEQEMRALLSSSSPVKSHPSNLAGTPPHKLCLETSFTSLQSPSEFPQAGRELSVDSRGIPWEYVSLASELLNTPRADETKSSNRRRDWDESSRTAPLATPETLSEASSSPPSPVPPPRPMRRTPKISGNLSTAADDLKNNLHFAMLSAKNYFLREGNNGSNTSSGNSEASYESAKSLTAGLPPPVPRRRDSVIVRREQRVCTAACCRDDLSENSSSQASSHSSRASQTLNRVQSGFPVEEHETNGSSLDFFEAKGSSGQRDSSNDVFLSVRSSPECKGLMAPATDLGAEWKKKFDATGLPGDASLPLLRGLSPTPTHGQHSSPFFNAKRKKYVYPITLVGRGESSV from the exons GATGATAGTACTGAGCATCCTACTCGGAGTCCTCGATTGGAatcgcaatattttctgtgtCTTTCTACTGTGGGAATACTTCGTGGGATACTTAGTGATTTTCGTGTTGTCCATGATAGTAGAATTTTCCATCTGCTTTCTGGCTACAAGGGGAAGCATCCTGGACACTGCAGCCAGAGCGCCAATGCAATATATTCTCTATGTTCGACTTC TACTTTTATTGGTAGAGACTGGCTGGTTGTGCGCAGGTATAACGTGGTTAACGCATTTCTACCAAAGCTGTACCATCGGCCAAGTGAAAGATGTAATGTTAG GTTTAGTGGTATCAAATTGGTGCGTATTGGCGTCGGTGATGGTAACGGTGTGGTGCACATACGACGCTGCGGGTAGATCGTGggtaaaaatgaagaaatatcaACGCAGCATGAGGGAAGCGGAATCGAGATGCGGTAAATTGCATTACAACCGAAGCGGTAGCAGAAACAGAAACTGGCGGCAGAG AAAAGTTATACGAGCGTACCAGGATAGCTGGGACAACAGATGCAGACTTTTATTCTGCTGCATGGGCAATTCCGATAGGAATCGA AATTCGTTCGCAGACATCGCCAGATTATTGAGCGACTTCTTCCGAGACCTTGACGTGGTTCCATCGGACGTGGTCGCCGGTCTGGTGTTATTGAGAAAGTTCCAAAAAATCGAACGGGAACTGATAGTGAAGCAACGAAAGAACGATACGTACGAGTTTCTATCCGGTGTGCCAGTTACACCTCGCACTAAATTCCTGTCCTTGACCGAGGATGGTGATCTGGGCCACTTTCAATCGGCCATTCATTACATGCACTTTGCCCTCGCTGCTTACGGCTGGCCCATGTTCCTCATTAGCCATTCCACCGGTCTTTGTCAGCTTTGCACGAG ATTAAGATGCGGCTGTTTCCCGTGCGGCAGGCACGATGACGAGGCGACCGTTGTGGAAGACAATTGTTGCCAGTGCAATTACGCAGCATTAAGAAAGATGGTTGACGTCGCTGAGGTGGAGGTCATTTATGCGACTTTTCACGTCGACGTCGGTGAGACGCCGTTCTTCGTCGCGCTCGATTACACGAAGAAAAAG GTTGTCGTTAGTATACGAGGAACCCTCAGCATGAAGGATGTATTAACGGACTTAAACGCGGAGGGTGAAGTGTTACCATTGTCACCACCGAGGGAGGACTGGTTAGGCCATAAGGGTATGGTCCAAGCAGCCGAATACATTCGAAAGAAACTACTAGAAGAGGAAATTATATCCCGTGCGCTTGCCAAG GATACGTCGAGGGGGACCCATCAATTTGGTCTGACACTCGTCGGTCATTCTCTGGGAGCTGGTACAGCAGCTATCTTAGCGATTTTGCTTAAACAAGACTATCCTGACCTGGTGTGCTTCTCGTTCGCTCCACCGGGTGGTCTCTTGAGCATGCCTGCTCAGCAATACTCACAGGAATTTATTACATCCGTAGTAGTTGGGAAAGATGTCGTACCTAGGATAGGTCTTAGACAGATGGAGAGCTTAAGAGCTGATCTTATCAATGCCATAAAAAGGAGCGTCGATCCAAAG TGGAAAACGATAGCGTGCTCGGTGATGTGTTGCGGTTGTGGTTCCACCCCTACCTCGGCTGCGAATTTAGAAGCTGGTGGATGTATCAGCGAGTATCAGAGAGACAAGGACCTAGCTCGTTCGCAGACCGTTGTTCCGAGCGACTCCAGCATCGCGTTGACATTGCACAGGCCTCTCTATCCACCCGGTCGAATCATACACGTTGTTCGACATCATCCCAACAAGGGAGA aCAAATGTTACACAAACACGAACCGGTGTACCAAGCGCTTTGGGCAGGACCGTGCGACTTCGACGAGGTGTTGATAAGCCCGGTGATGATACAGGACCATATGCCGGACAATATGCTGAAAGCATTGAACAAG GTTGTAACGACCCTGGGACCGGCGAAGCCACAGAGGCTGGCTTCCGGTCACGCATCATCGACGGAGCCGTCGGAGGCACGCGAGGCCGTCGAGATCCAGGAGATGGAGGTGGAACAGGAGATGAGAGCGTTACTCTCTTCATCCAGCCCCGTAAAATCGCATCCTAGCAACCTGGCTGGGACGCCACCGCACAAACTCTGCCTGGAGACAAGCTTCACGTCGTTGCAAAGCCCCTCGGAGTTTCCTCAAGCTGGTCGCGAGCTGAGCGTCGACTCCAGGGGAATTCCATGGGAATACGTCAGTCTGGCCAGCGAATTGCTCAACACGCCCAGGGCCGACGAGACTAAATC ATCGAATCGTCGAAGAGACTGGGACGAGAGTTCTCGAACGGCGCCATTAGCCACACCGGAAACTCTCTCGGAGGCGTCGAGCAGTCCACCATCGCCGGTACCACCACCGAGACCGATGAGGCGTACACCCAAGATTTCGGGAAACTTGTCAACGGCGGCGGACGACTTGAAGAACAATCTTCACTTCGCTATGCTCTCGGCGAAGAATTACTTCCTGAGGGAAGGGAACAACGGCAGTAACACAAGCAGCGGCAACAGCGAGGCGAGCTACGAAAGCGCCAAGAGCTTAACCGCTGGTCTTCCGCCGCCAGTACCGAGAAGACGGGACTCTGTTATCGTCAGGAG AGAGCAAAGAGTGTGCACAGCTGCCTGCTGCAGAGACGATTTGTCCGAAAACTCCTCGTCGCAAGCCTCTTCCCATTCATCTAGGGCGTCTCAAACGTTGAATCGAGTTCAATCAGGTTTCCCCGTGGAGGAACACGAAACGAATGGATCCAGTTTGGACTTTTTCGAAGCAAAA GGTTCTTCTGGACAACGTGATAGCAGTAACGACGTGTTCCTCAGTGTCAGAAGTTCCCCAGAGTGTAAAGGTTTGATGGCACCAGCTACGGATTTAGGGGCAgagtggaaaaagaaatttgacgCAACAGGACTGCCTGGTGATGCTTCGTTACCTCTTCTACGTGGACTATCGCCAACACCTACGCACGGGCAACATAGTTCGCCATTTTTCAACGCGAAACGCAAGAAATACGTTTATCCGATTACGCTGGTTGGTCGAGGCGAAAGTAGCgtttaa
- the LOC132915117 gene encoding diacylglycerol lipase-alpha isoform X4 — protein sequence MPGIVVFRRRWSVGSDDLVVPGAFLFILHLIWMIVLSILLGVLDWNRNIFCVFLLWEYFVGYLVIFVLSMIVEFSICFLATRGSILDTAARAPMQYILYVRLLLLLVETGWLCAGITWLTHFYQSCTIGQVKDVMLGLVVSNWCVLASVMVTVWCTYDAAGRSWVKMKKYQRSMREAESRCGKLHYNRSGSRNRNWRQRKVIRAYQDSWDNRCRLLFCCMGNSDRNRNSFADIARLLSDFFRDLDVVPSDVVAGLVLLRKFQKIERELIVKQRKNDTYEFLSGVPVTPRTKFLSLTEDGDLGHFQSAIHYMHFALAAYGWPMFLISHSTGLCQLCTRLRCGCFPCGRHDDEATVVEDNCCQCNYAALRKMVDVAEVEVIYATFHVDVGETPFFVALDYTKKKVVVSIRGTLSMKDVLTDLNAEGEVLPLSPPREDWLGHKGMVQAAEYIRKKLLEEEIISRALAKDTSRGTHQFGLTLVGHSLGAGTAAILAILLKQDYPDLVCFSFAPPGGLLSMPAQQYSQEFITSVVVGKDVVPRIGLRQMESLRADLINAIKRSVDPKWKTIACSVMCCGCGSTPTSAANLEAGGCISEYQRDKDLARSQTVVPSDSSIALTLHRPLYPPGRIIHVVRHHPNKGEKKYESRWRQMLHKHEPVYQALWAGPCDFDEVLISPVMIQDHMPDNMLKALNKVSACRDRGAADGDRATRATVATDAATQRTPEQRHVAVVLHHQSTPTSSHGRDADVYVTTHSSCHGTRSNRRRDWDESSRTAPLATPETLSEASSSPPSPVPPPRPMRRTPKISGNLSTAADDLKNNLHFAMLSAKNYFLREGNNGSNTSSGNSEASYESAKSLTAGLPPPVPRRRDSVIVRREQRVCTAACCRDDLSENSSSQASSHSSRASQTLNRVQSGFPVEEHETNGSSLDFFEAKGSSGQRDSSNDVFLSVRSSPECKGLMAPATDLGAEWKKKFDATGLPGDASLPLLRGLSPTPTHGQHSSPFFNAKRKKYVYPITLVGRGESSV from the exons GATGATAGTACTGAGCATCCTACTCGGAGTCCTCGATTGGAatcgcaatattttctgtgtCTTTCTACTGTGGGAATACTTCGTGGGATACTTAGTGATTTTCGTGTTGTCCATGATAGTAGAATTTTCCATCTGCTTTCTGGCTACAAGGGGAAGCATCCTGGACACTGCAGCCAGAGCGCCAATGCAATATATTCTCTATGTTCGACTTC TACTTTTATTGGTAGAGACTGGCTGGTTGTGCGCAGGTATAACGTGGTTAACGCATTTCTACCAAAGCTGTACCATCGGCCAAGTGAAAGATGTAATGTTAG GTTTAGTGGTATCAAATTGGTGCGTATTGGCGTCGGTGATGGTAACGGTGTGGTGCACATACGACGCTGCGGGTAGATCGTGggtaaaaatgaagaaatatcaACGCAGCATGAGGGAAGCGGAATCGAGATGCGGTAAATTGCATTACAACCGAAGCGGTAGCAGAAACAGAAACTGGCGGCAGAG AAAAGTTATACGAGCGTACCAGGATAGCTGGGACAACAGATGCAGACTTTTATTCTGCTGCATGGGCAATTCCGATAGGAATCGA AATTCGTTCGCAGACATCGCCAGATTATTGAGCGACTTCTTCCGAGACCTTGACGTGGTTCCATCGGACGTGGTCGCCGGTCTGGTGTTATTGAGAAAGTTCCAAAAAATCGAACGGGAACTGATAGTGAAGCAACGAAAGAACGATACGTACGAGTTTCTATCCGGTGTGCCAGTTACACCTCGCACTAAATTCCTGTCCTTGACCGAGGATGGTGATCTGGGCCACTTTCAATCGGCCATTCATTACATGCACTTTGCCCTCGCTGCTTACGGCTGGCCCATGTTCCTCATTAGCCATTCCACCGGTCTTTGTCAGCTTTGCACGAG ATTAAGATGCGGCTGTTTCCCGTGCGGCAGGCACGATGACGAGGCGACCGTTGTGGAAGACAATTGTTGCCAGTGCAATTACGCAGCATTAAGAAAGATGGTTGACGTCGCTGAGGTGGAGGTCATTTATGCGACTTTTCACGTCGACGTCGGTGAGACGCCGTTCTTCGTCGCGCTCGATTACACGAAGAAAAAG GTTGTCGTTAGTATACGAGGAACCCTCAGCATGAAGGATGTATTAACGGACTTAAACGCGGAGGGTGAAGTGTTACCATTGTCACCACCGAGGGAGGACTGGTTAGGCCATAAGGGTATGGTCCAAGCAGCCGAATACATTCGAAAGAAACTACTAGAAGAGGAAATTATATCCCGTGCGCTTGCCAAG GATACGTCGAGGGGGACCCATCAATTTGGTCTGACACTCGTCGGTCATTCTCTGGGAGCTGGTACAGCAGCTATCTTAGCGATTTTGCTTAAACAAGACTATCCTGACCTGGTGTGCTTCTCGTTCGCTCCACCGGGTGGTCTCTTGAGCATGCCTGCTCAGCAATACTCACAGGAATTTATTACATCCGTAGTAGTTGGGAAAGATGTCGTACCTAGGATAGGTCTTAGACAGATGGAGAGCTTAAGAGCTGATCTTATCAATGCCATAAAAAGGAGCGTCGATCCAAAG TGGAAAACGATAGCGTGCTCGGTGATGTGTTGCGGTTGTGGTTCCACCCCTACCTCGGCTGCGAATTTAGAAGCTGGTGGATGTATCAGCGAGTATCAGAGAGACAAGGACCTAGCTCGTTCGCAGACCGTTGTTCCGAGCGACTCCAGCATCGCGTTGACATTGCACAGGCCTCTCTATCCACCCGGTCGAATCATACACGTTGTTCGACATCATCCCAACAAGGGAGA GAAAAAGTATGAGAGCCGTTGGAG aCAAATGTTACACAAACACGAACCGGTGTACCAAGCGCTTTGGGCAGGACCGTGCGACTTCGACGAGGTGTTGATAAGCCCGGTGATGATACAGGACCATATGCCGGACAATATGCTGAAAGCATTGAACAAG GTGTCAGCGTGCAGAGATCGCGGCGCTGCAGACGGAGATAGAGCAACGCGTGCAACGGTTGCGACGGACGCAGCAACACAACGGACGCCTGAACAACGACACGTCGCGGTCGTACTCCATCATCAAAGTACACCGACGAGCTCTCACGGCCGCGACGCCGACGTCTATGTCACCACACACTCTTCTTGCCACGGCACAAG ATCGAATCGTCGAAGAGACTGGGACGAGAGTTCTCGAACGGCGCCATTAGCCACACCGGAAACTCTCTCGGAGGCGTCGAGCAGTCCACCATCGCCGGTACCACCACCGAGACCGATGAGGCGTACACCCAAGATTTCGGGAAACTTGTCAACGGCGGCGGACGACTTGAAGAACAATCTTCACTTCGCTATGCTCTCGGCGAAGAATTACTTCCTGAGGGAAGGGAACAACGGCAGTAACACAAGCAGCGGCAACAGCGAGGCGAGCTACGAAAGCGCCAAGAGCTTAACCGCTGGTCTTCCGCCGCCAGTACCGAGAAGACGGGACTCTGTTATCGTCAGGAG AGAGCAAAGAGTGTGCACAGCTGCCTGCTGCAGAGACGATTTGTCCGAAAACTCCTCGTCGCAAGCCTCTTCCCATTCATCTAGGGCGTCTCAAACGTTGAATCGAGTTCAATCAGGTTTCCCCGTGGAGGAACACGAAACGAATGGATCCAGTTTGGACTTTTTCGAAGCAAAA GGTTCTTCTGGACAACGTGATAGCAGTAACGACGTGTTCCTCAGTGTCAGAAGTTCCCCAGAGTGTAAAGGTTTGATGGCACCAGCTACGGATTTAGGGGCAgagtggaaaaagaaatttgacgCAACAGGACTGCCTGGTGATGCTTCGTTACCTCTTCTACGTGGACTATCGCCAACACCTACGCACGGGCAACATAGTTCGCCATTTTTCAACGCGAAACGCAAGAAATACGTTTATCCGATTACGCTGGTTGGTCGAGGCGAAAGTAGCgtttaa